A stretch of Halomonas elongata DSM 2581 DNA encodes these proteins:
- the pgsA gene encoding CDP-diacylglycerol--glycerol-3-phosphate 3-phosphatidyltransferase, which produces MNIPNLLTLARIIFIPLLVVFFYLPFSWSMPVAAVLFALASVTDWLDGFLARRWDQSTPFGAFLDPVADKLMVAVALALLIERYDASWLTLPALVIIGREIVISALREWMAEMGKRGKVAVSWIGKLKTTLQMVALLLLLAFAPGTPIAILGVVTLYVAALLTLWSMVQYLRAAWPHLTRSM; this is translated from the coding sequence ATGAACATACCCAATCTCCTGACGTTGGCCAGAATCATCTTCATTCCGCTGCTGGTGGTGTTCTTCTACCTGCCCTTCTCGTGGAGCATGCCAGTGGCCGCCGTCCTCTTTGCCCTGGCTTCGGTGACCGACTGGCTGGACGGCTTTCTGGCGCGCCGTTGGGACCAGTCGACGCCGTTCGGCGCCTTCCTCGACCCGGTTGCCGACAAGCTGATGGTCGCGGTGGCCCTGGCGTTGCTGATCGAGCGCTACGACGCCAGTTGGCTGACCCTGCCGGCACTGGTGATCATCGGTCGCGAAATCGTCATTTCGGCATTGCGCGAATGGATGGCCGAGATGGGCAAGCGCGGCAAGGTGGCGGTCTCCTGGATCGGCAAGCTCAAGACCACGCTTCAGATGGTCGCCCTGCTGCTGCTGCTGGCCTTCGCACCGGGCACCCCCATCGCCATACTGGGCGTCGTCACGCTGTATGTGGCCGCGCTGCTGACGCTCTGGTCGATGGTCCAGTACCTGCGTGCCGCCTGGCCGCATCTGACTCGCTCGATGTAA
- the uvrC gene encoding excinuclease ABC subunit UvrC encodes MSFDSRQFLDTITESPGVYRMLDEQGETLYVGKARRLKARLASYFRGTLNTKTQALVSRIADIQVTVTNSETEALLLEQTLIKEQRPPYNILLRDDKSYPFVFVTDRHPYPALEYKRARTRHGDGRYLGPYPSSGAVRESLSLMQKIFRIRNCEDSVFAHRSRPCLQYQIGRCSAPCVGYIDEDDYRRDLEHAVQCLEGKSEMVTQELTRDMEAASQALDFEEAARLRDQIQQLRQLQQRQFVDTGSGDADIFALASRPGALCISVLSVRGGRLLGARHHTPSNGLDLTPDTLLGDFISQYYLGQAREIPAEIITSHALTDTDLIARALETRAGKRVRVTARVRGHRAQWQELARTNAEQQLSSQLASQSQLAQRFAALGDALSLERVPARLECFDISHSHGEATVASCVVFDANGPRKSDYRRFNIKNIEAGDDYAAMRQALTRRFKRLKDGEGEAPDLLIVDGGKGQLNMAREVFAELGVEGVGLIGVAKGTTRKAGLETLFIETPDRTLDLDTSSPALHLLQHIRDESHRFAITGHRTRRDKARRTSTLQDIPGVGPRRRRELLRFFGGLQGVRQASREELARVPGISATLAESIHRALHG; translated from the coding sequence ATGAGCTTCGATTCTCGCCAGTTCCTCGACACCATCACCGAGTCCCCCGGGGTCTATCGCATGCTCGACGAGCAAGGCGAGACCCTCTACGTCGGCAAGGCCCGGCGGCTCAAGGCACGCCTGGCCAGCTACTTTCGCGGTACGCTCAACACCAAGACCCAGGCGTTGGTCTCGCGCATCGCCGACATTCAGGTCACGGTCACCAACAGCGAAACCGAGGCCCTGCTGCTCGAACAGACCCTGATCAAGGAGCAGCGTCCGCCCTATAACATCCTGCTGCGCGACGACAAGTCCTATCCTTTCGTCTTCGTCACCGACCGGCATCCCTATCCGGCGCTGGAATACAAGCGGGCGCGCACCCGGCATGGCGATGGCCGCTATCTCGGCCCCTACCCCAGCAGTGGCGCGGTGCGTGAAAGCCTCTCGCTGATGCAGAAGATCTTTCGCATCCGCAATTGCGAGGACAGTGTCTTCGCCCACCGCAGTCGCCCATGTCTGCAGTATCAGATCGGCCGTTGCAGCGCGCCTTGCGTGGGCTACATCGACGAGGACGACTACCGCCGCGACCTGGAACACGCCGTGCAATGCCTGGAAGGCAAGAGCGAGATGGTGACCCAGGAACTCACCCGGGACATGGAGGCCGCCAGCCAGGCCCTTGATTTTGAGGAAGCGGCCCGCCTGCGCGACCAGATCCAGCAACTGCGCCAGCTTCAACAACGCCAGTTCGTCGACACCGGCAGCGGCGACGCCGATATCTTCGCCCTGGCAAGCCGCCCCGGCGCCCTGTGCATCTCGGTACTCTCGGTGCGCGGCGGTCGCTTGCTGGGCGCACGCCACCACACGCCGAGCAATGGTCTCGACCTGACGCCCGACACGCTGCTCGGCGATTTCATCAGCCAGTACTATCTCGGCCAGGCGCGCGAGATTCCCGCCGAGATCATCACCAGCCATGCGCTAACCGATACCGATCTGATCGCCCGGGCCCTGGAAACACGCGCCGGGAAACGCGTGCGTGTCACCGCACGGGTACGCGGTCACCGGGCTCAATGGCAGGAACTCGCGCGCACCAACGCCGAACAGCAGTTGTCCTCCCAATTGGCCAGCCAGAGCCAGCTCGCGCAACGCTTCGCCGCCCTGGGCGATGCCCTGTCGCTCGAACGGGTACCGGCCCGCCTCGAATGCTTCGATATCAGCCACAGCCATGGCGAGGCCACGGTGGCCTCCTGCGTGGTCTTCGACGCCAACGGTCCTCGCAAGTCCGATTACCGACGCTTCAACATCAAGAATATCGAAGCCGGCGACGACTACGCCGCCATGCGCCAGGCCCTGACGCGACGTTTCAAGCGGCTCAAGGACGGCGAGGGAGAAGCGCCCGACCTGCTGATCGTCGATGGCGGCAAGGGCCAGCTCAACATGGCCCGGGAGGTCTTCGCCGAACTCGGCGTCGAAGGCGTCGGCCTCATCGGCGTGGCCAAGGGCACGACTCGCAAGGCAGGCCTCGAAACACTATTCATCGAGACCCCTGACCGCACCCTGGATCTCGACACTTCCTCACCGGCCCTGCACCTGTTGCAGCATATCCGCGATGAGTCGCACCGCTTCGCCATCACCGGACACCGCACCCGGCGCGACAAGGCCCGACGAACATCGACGCTCCAGGACATTCCCGGGGTCGGGCCTCGTCGACGACGCGAGCTGCTGCGCTTCTTCGGTGGCCTGCAGGGTGTCAGGCAAGCCAGCCGCGAGGAACTCGCACGGGTTCCCGGCATCAGCGCGACACTCGCCGAGTCGATTCATCGCGCCTTGCATGGATGA
- the uvrY gene encoding UvrY/SirA/GacA family response regulator transcription factor, with the protein MIRVLVADDHHLVRTSIAHLLNDEPGISVIGEAADGEQAIGQARQLKPDVILMDIRMPGIGGLEATRKITRLTSDVRILVLTAFIEEAFAQRLLEAGAHGFISKGSQHDEMVQAIRSVFGGKRYISPDIAQRLVLFRIDSNDNPFDQLSQRELQVAMMIVNCQKVADIADRMFLSPKTVNTYRYRIFEKLDVHSDVELTHLALRYGLVDGFSEVD; encoded by the coding sequence TTGATCAGGGTTCTCGTCGCCGATGACCATCACTTGGTGAGGACCAGCATCGCCCATCTGCTGAATGACGAACCAGGCATCAGCGTGATCGGCGAAGCTGCCGATGGCGAGCAAGCCATCGGTCAGGCCCGCCAACTCAAGCCGGACGTCATTTTGATGGATATCCGCATGCCCGGCATAGGCGGCCTGGAGGCCACTCGCAAGATCACTCGCCTGACCAGTGACGTACGCATCCTGGTACTGACCGCCTTCATCGAAGAAGCCTTCGCCCAGCGACTGCTCGAGGCCGGCGCCCATGGCTTCATCAGCAAGGGATCTCAGCACGACGAGATGGTCCAGGCGATCCGCAGCGTCTTCGGCGGAAAGCGCTATATCAGTCCCGACATCGCCCAACGCCTGGTGCTGTTTCGCATCGACTCCAACGACAACCCCTTCGACCAGCTTTCCCAGCGCGAGCTCCAGGTGGCGATGATGATCGTCAACTGCCAGAAGGTCGCCGACATCGCCGACCGCATGTTCCTGAGCCCCAAGACCGTCAACACCTACCGCTACCGCATCTTCGAGAAACTCGACGTGCATTCCGACGTGGAGCTGACCCACCTGGCTCTGCGATACGGATTGGTGGACGGCTTCAGCGAGGTGGACTGA
- a CDS encoding FadR/GntR family transcriptional regulator, whose product MPATSRPSRARPSIAEYLAEAIFSGRYRPGDFVPKEVDLAQQFSLNRSAVRSDLRMLVDVGIIERISGHGSKVRDYEAWNILDAQVTDWMTRYAAPNPRIQREILAFRLDVEPYVAMTAARRATARDLVAIEEAFDGMGKHLNDASGDPQRRLHSEYDVAFHVAIFKATHNIVWAQLSHILRPSIHLLIETSNISATDPEASLERHRQVMENIRARRPAEAFRAAQAVLAGTAAALGIEPGEGTLGGHTLPPGDRD is encoded by the coding sequence GTGCCAGCAACCTCCCGCCCTTCGCGTGCACGTCCTTCCATCGCCGAATACCTCGCCGAAGCCATCTTCTCCGGCCGCTATCGACCCGGCGATTTCGTTCCCAAGGAAGTCGACCTGGCCCAGCAATTCAGCCTCAACCGCTCGGCGGTGCGCAGCGATCTGCGCATGCTGGTCGATGTCGGCATCATCGAACGCATTTCGGGGCATGGTTCCAAGGTTCGTGACTACGAGGCGTGGAACATCCTCGATGCGCAGGTCACCGACTGGATGACGCGCTATGCCGCGCCCAACCCCAGAATCCAGCGAGAAATCCTCGCCTTTCGCCTCGACGTCGAGCCCTATGTGGCGATGACCGCCGCCCGGCGCGCCACCGCCCGCGACCTGGTCGCCATCGAGGAAGCCTTCGACGGCATGGGCAAGCACCTCAACGATGCCTCCGGCGACCCCCAGCGACGCCTGCACAGCGAGTACGACGTTGCCTTTCACGTCGCCATCTTCAAGGCAACCCACAACATCGTCTGGGCCCAGCTATCACACATACTGCGCCCCTCGATCCATCTGCTGATCGAGACGTCGAACATCAGCGCCACCGACCCCGAGGCCAGTCTCGAACGACATCGCCAGGTCATGGAAAACATTCGCGCACGACGCCCCGCCGAAGCCTTCCGCGCCGCCCAGGCGGTCCTGGCGGGTACCGCCGCGGCGCTGGGCATCGAACCGGGAGAAGGCACCCTGGGCGGCCACACCTTGCCACCCGGCGATCGAGACTGA